The following nucleotide sequence is from Leptodactylus fuscus isolate aLepFus1 chromosome 10, aLepFus1.hap2, whole genome shotgun sequence.
AGCAGTCAGTTCTTGAGATAGGAAGCTGGGAATAAGTGTAACCGTAAGGGACTGAATCACTTTGACAAGGGCAAAAATCGTAACGTCCAGATTCATAATGGCAGGTCTTGTGGGGTGTTCCTGGTAACCAGCCGGAAATGTTCCACTGGGAAACCGAGGACTCCGTGTTCCTTTCTGCTTCAGAAACCTgagccctagtgtgaacctagcgcaatGGTTTGAGGGACGTTCTAGATGGTTCAAGCTGTTGATTCGGCTTCAGAGTCTCCAGATCTCCATCTGGTTGAGCATTTGTGGCAAGTGGTAGAAACACAAGTCCACTTTACAACTTTCCATGACCTTAAGGAcaaacctgtatatacagtagaagaCACTCGTGAAGTCGCGCTCATCTTGTAGTCTTGCAGAATATGTAGTTAAGGTTTTATCTCTGTATCTGCCCAGTCTTATGTCACCCCATGTTTGTCTTCTCCAGACGGGTCCTTCGACAAAGCCGCACCAGAGAGATATCCCAGTCCTGAGTATTCCCAGGATTGTCCTGAGGAGGATCCCAATGTCCCACAGGAGGATCCATCAGATCACTCTCAGGTCTCTCCAGATATTAAACCTGCACCTTGTGTGGACTTACGATATAGAGTCTGATTAGAATAGAAGTTATTTTTGGCCAACTCGGTCGACTTTTGTATGTGATGACTTTCTTCTTCTTGTTTTGTTGGCTGGAAGGAGGAAGACCTGTTGGTCATTAAAGTTGAAGATGCAGAAGATGAAGCGGTGTTTGTTATGAGTGATGGCCGGTATAAAGAAGAAGGTTGTTCTGCGGACATCAGCACAGGTGAGGCCTATACCTGCCGGGTGAGGAGCCATGAGCTCCGGAGGCTTCACCACCTGGTTACGTTCATCGGCTCCATCACATCATGTTATGAGCTCATCGTTCTCCTACATATATAGGTAGTCCTGTCCCCCCAGTATAGGCTTATCATGTTTATTCTATAGGTTACGCCACCTTTTCTTGTGTCAGGGCCTCACTGTTGTTTTTGATAAAATCTTTTGATCTTTGtttttgattttctttctttAGCGATGGAAATGACGTATTCCTATGAGAATTTCGGGACCCCTGAGGAATCGCACCCTGTTGAACATAAAAAACGTCAAACCAAAAAGAAGCCGTTcatatgttctgaatgtggggaCTGCTTTACACTTAAAGGAAACCTCGAGAGACATAAGAGGATTCACCGAGGCGATCGGCCCTACCAGTGTCTGGATTGTGGCAAATGCTTCTTCCACAGGTCGGATCTTGTTGACCATCAGAgaaaccacacaggagagaagccgtatccATGTCTCGACTGTGGAAAATCTTTTACCAAGAAGTCGGTTCTCatgaaacatcagagaattcacaccgtAGGGAAACCGTTCTCGTGTTCTGAATGTGGAAAACGTTTTAGCCAAGAAGCCGGTCTCTTTGGGCATCAAACCATTCATAGAAACGAGAGACCGTTCACGTGCTcgtattgtgggaaaagcttcacCCAGAAGGGTGGCCTGGccgaacatcagagaattcacacaggggagaagctttTCTCCTGCTCGGAGTGCGGGAAATCATTTACTAAGAATTCGGCTCTAATCATTCACCAGAGatttcacacgggggagaagcccttCATATGTTCAGTATGTGAGAAAGGCTTCACCCAGAAGTCCGATCTCATGAAACACCTCCGAATCCACTcgggagagaagccgtattcatgtacAGTGTGCGGGAAGAGCTTTACCCAGAAGCCGGATCTTATagaacatgagagaattcacacaggggagaagccatattcctgtTTGGAGTGCGGCAGAAGTTTTACACACAGATCAAACTTTGTAAAACATCAAGTTCTTCACAAACGATAGTGTTAAAGTTGTTTTGTTATTGGGTGGGAGTCCCTTGATCTCCCACTACCGTTACGTTACAGATGGATCATCTGATGCTTTGGAACCAGAGAGCTGTGTGGTGGAATCCCTCTTGTCCAGCTTCAGGTTCCTTGAACGCCTCTTCAATCTCGTGAGAAGGATGACATTGTGgaagcaaattttttttccccatgtgttGGCTTCTGAACACGGCAGACTGTGACCAAGTATAATTTACTTTGGAGGGAAGTTTGTCATTAAATGTCTCTGTTGGACAAGTGATGCCACGTTTCATAGAGCGTCGGTCCGGTCCATTGACGGCAGATGTTTTTAGACTGTCCTCGTCTTTCCTCATTTTTGTTTCCTCCTGTCTCTTGTATAACATGGCGGCAGCTCTTCTGGTTTTTCCTATCATACCATATTGGAATCGATTGGAAGTTGTTTTTATTACATCACGTTATAAGACTTTGGTAACACCGATTTCTTGAAATTTGCTGGGCCGACACATCTAAGATATTTTACTGCTGGCATTCACTGATGGGATGACAAGGATCCCTGATATCAAATTTATTAGTagtaatacattgctttagatttACATTCGGATTTTAAGAAAAATACATTAATGAATCTCAATAGACATAAACAGAAACAGTCAAGAAATTTTTTGGATTCTCCAAGAAGATTGAGGGAAACTTCACCAAAAACTAAAGTTACCCGTGTACCggttctttatatttttttttatattacctgTTATAACAATGAATGGACATAAACTCCTCTCACAGATACTGCTGATGC
It contains:
- the LOC142219351 gene encoding uncharacterized protein LOC142219351, whose product is MEKSRNELTERILKLALEIIYLLSGEDYTVVKKTSDKYVTPSSRPPHVSGGWSRSPSPIMEPSPHSLIPESNNEQKILELTNKMICLLSGEVPIRCQDVTVYFSMEEWEYLEGHKDLYKEVMMDDHQTLTSPDGSFDKAAPERYPSPEYSQDCPEEDPNVPQEDPSDHSQEEDLLVIKVEDAEDEAVFVMSDGRYKEEGCSADISTAMEMTYSYENFGTPEESHPVEHKKRQTKKKPFICSECGDCFTLKGNLERHKRIHRGDRPYQCLDCGKCFFHRSDLVDHQRNHTGEKPYPCLDCGKSFTKKSVLMKHQRIHTVGKPFSCSECGKRFSQEAGLFGHQTIHRNERPFTCSYCGKSFTQKGGLAEHQRIHTGEKLFSCSECGKSFTKNSALIIHQRFHTGEKPFICSVCEKGFTQKSDLMKHLRIHSGEKPYSCTVCGKSFTQKPDLIEHERIHTGEKPYSCLECGRSFTHRSNFVKHQVLHKR